From Halorubrum salinarum, the proteins below share one genomic window:
- a CDS encoding disulfide bond formation protein B, translating to MTARPSPATAWLSAATVVAAVATAGSLWFSLGLGLVPCDLCWYQRILMYPLVAVLGVATVERRPAVWRTALPLVSVGLPLAAYHSYLQATMTQCTVGGPCATVQWQSPLLGLTIPNLSLVAFGLLAVALVGLRRRV from the coding sequence GTGACCGCCCGCCCGTCCCCGGCGACCGCGTGGCTGTCGGCCGCGACGGTCGTCGCGGCGGTCGCGACCGCGGGGAGCCTCTGGTTCAGCCTCGGACTCGGGCTCGTGCCCTGCGACCTGTGCTGGTACCAGCGGATCCTCATGTACCCGCTCGTCGCGGTCCTCGGGGTCGCGACCGTCGAGCGGCGGCCCGCGGTCTGGCGGACCGCGCTGCCGCTCGTGTCCGTCGGCCTCCCGCTCGCCGCGTACCACTCGTACCTCCAGGCGACGATGACGCAGTGTACGGTCGGCGGCCCCTGTGCGACCGTTCAGTGGCAGAGCCCGCTGCTCGGGCTCACGATCCCGAACCTGTCGCTCGTCGCGTTCGGACTGCTCGCGGTCGCGCTGGTCGGACTCCGGCGACGCGTCTGA
- a CDS encoding multiprotein bridging factor aMBF1, with amino-acid sequence MPQCEMCGAEEASLTTTKVEGAELELCSSCTDFGTEVRDESTSSGGGKYSTSSSTGKSSSSSGSSGSGGSSGSSTRRRDMFDDMDEIATDYDERIREARESRGLSQEELADQLNEKASLIRKLERGDTLPTDEVQRKLERALDISLVEGQSSDDADWETDDAGTMTLGDVVKRKD; translated from the coding sequence ATGCCCCAGTGTGAGATGTGTGGCGCCGAGGAGGCCTCGCTGACGACGACGAAGGTCGAAGGCGCCGAACTGGAGCTCTGTAGCTCGTGTACGGACTTCGGCACCGAGGTCCGCGACGAGTCGACGAGCTCCGGCGGCGGCAAGTACTCCACCAGCTCCAGCACCGGGAAGTCGTCCTCGTCGTCCGGTTCCTCGGGCTCCGGTGGCTCCTCGGGGAGCTCGACCCGCCGCCGCGACATGTTCGACGACATGGACGAGATCGCCACCGACTACGACGAGCGGATCCGCGAGGCGCGGGAGTCGCGCGGGCTGAGCCAGGAGGAGCTGGCCGACCAGCTCAACGAGAAGGCGAGCCTCATCCGCAAGCTCGAACGCGGCGACACGCTCCCGACCGACGAGGTCCAGCGGAAGCTCGAACGCGCGCTCGACATCTCCCTGGTCGAGGGGCAGTCGTCCGACGACGCCGACTGGGAGACCGACGACGCGGGCACGATGACGCTCGGCGACGTCGTCAAGCGGAAGGACTGA
- the aroA gene encoding 3-phosphoshikimate 1-carboxyvinyltransferase, translated as MDVHVTRSTLRGTARAPPSKSYTHRALLAAGYSDGATVESPLVSADTRATARAVTAFGGAVAPAGADGGAEAEPDLADADALAVEGFDGRPAVPDDVIDCANSGTTMRLVTAAAALADGATVLTGDGSLRSRPQGPLLDALGDLGVRAESTRSNGQAPLVVAGPLAGGEVAIPGDVSSQYVTALLMAGAVTDEGVEVELTTELKSAPYVDITLELLADFGVEATPVDDDGDPLDGAAGAAGFSVPGGQTYAPSGGTYAVPGDFSSISYLLGAGAVAADPGGAVRIEGARPSAQGDAAIVGIVEEMGAAVDWDREAGEIAVERADLAGVTVDVGDTPDLLPTIAALGAVADGDTRIENCEHVRYKETDRVSAMAEELGKMGAETTEEPDVLTVHGSESDLRGATVDGRGDHRIVMALSVAALAAEGTTTVRGAEHVDVSFPGFFDAMADLGMDVEREGAE; from the coding sequence ATGGACGTCCACGTCACGCGCTCGACCCTCCGGGGGACCGCCCGCGCGCCGCCGTCGAAGAGCTACACGCACCGCGCGCTCCTCGCCGCGGGGTACAGCGACGGCGCGACCGTCGAGTCGCCGCTCGTCTCCGCCGACACGCGGGCGACAGCCCGCGCCGTGACCGCGTTCGGCGGGGCGGTCGCGCCCGCGGGGGCCGACGGCGGAGCCGAGGCCGAGCCGGACCTCGCCGACGCCGACGCGCTCGCCGTCGAGGGGTTCGACGGCCGCCCCGCGGTCCCGGACGACGTGATCGACTGCGCGAACTCGGGGACGACGATGCGGCTCGTCACGGCCGCGGCCGCGCTCGCCGACGGCGCCACCGTCCTCACCGGGGACGGGTCGCTGCGCTCGCGGCCGCAGGGTCCGCTCCTCGACGCGCTCGGCGACCTCGGCGTCCGCGCGGAGTCGACGCGGTCGAACGGGCAGGCCCCGCTCGTGGTCGCCGGCCCGCTCGCGGGCGGCGAGGTGGCGATCCCGGGCGACGTCTCCTCGCAGTACGTCACCGCGCTGCTGATGGCCGGCGCGGTCACCGACGAGGGGGTCGAGGTCGAGCTCACGACCGAGCTCAAGTCCGCGCCGTACGTCGACATCACGCTCGAACTGCTCGCCGACTTCGGCGTCGAGGCGACGCCGGTCGACGACGACGGCGACCCGCTCGACGGCGCCGCGGGCGCGGCCGGCTTCTCGGTCCCGGGCGGGCAGACGTACGCGCCGAGCGGCGGGACCTACGCGGTGCCCGGCGACTTCTCGTCCATCTCGTACCTGCTCGGCGCGGGCGCGGTCGCGGCCGACCCCGGCGGGGCGGTCCGGATCGAGGGCGCGCGACCGAGCGCGCAGGGCGACGCCGCGATCGTCGGGATCGTCGAGGAGATGGGCGCGGCCGTCGACTGGGACCGCGAGGCCGGCGAGATCGCGGTCGAGCGCGCCGACCTCGCCGGCGTCACCGTCGACGTGGGCGACACGCCCGACCTCCTCCCGACGATCGCCGCGCTCGGCGCGGTCGCGGACGGCGACACCCGGATCGAGAACTGCGAGCACGTCCGCTACAAGGAGACGGACCGCGTCTCGGCGATGGCCGAGGAACTCGGAAAGATGGGCGCGGAGACCACGGAGGAGCCCGACGTGCTCACGGTCCACGGCTCCGAGAGCGACCTCCGGGGCGCGACGGTCGACGGCCGCGGCGACCACCGGATCGTGATGGCGCTGTCCGTCGCCGCGCTCGCGGCCGAGGGGACGACGACGGTCCGCGGCGCCGAGCACGTCGACGTCTCGTTCCCCGGCTTCTTCGACGCGATGGCCGATCTCGGGATGGACGTCGAGCGCGAGGGAGCCGAGTAG
- a CDS encoding GNAT family N-acetyltransferase, whose translation MDVREPESAAEVRAGRELTVRAWAEGYGDLLSPDALSTIEEVMLDQDFEQEHAEFTGSEVDNRALVAVADDGAGGSTTVVGWATLVWDDEWTGEFVGDDEAELRACYVDPEHQGAGVGGALVEAVLSRVPTGYDRLVLEAFEAHDESRAFYEGQGFEPRATGEIVVVGESNPSVVYAREC comes from the coding sequence GTGGACGTACGCGAACCGGAGAGCGCGGCGGAGGTTCGGGCCGGAAGGGAACTGACCGTTCGGGCGTGGGCGGAGGGCTACGGGGACCTCCTCTCGCCGGACGCGCTGTCGACGATAGAGGAGGTGATGCTCGACCAGGACTTCGAACAGGAACACGCGGAGTTCACCGGGTCGGAGGTCGACAACCGCGCGCTCGTCGCGGTCGCCGACGACGGGGCGGGTGGTTCGACGACCGTCGTCGGCTGGGCGACCCTCGTGTGGGACGACGAGTGGACCGGCGAGTTCGTCGGCGACGACGAGGCGGAGCTCCGGGCCTGTTACGTCGACCCCGAGCATCAGGGCGCCGGCGTCGGGGGCGCGCTGGTCGAGGCGGTCCTGTCGCGCGTTCCGACGGGGTACGATCGCCTCGTCTTGGAGGCGTTCGAAGCCCACGACGAGAGCCGCGCGTTCTACGAGGGGCAGGGCTTCGAGCCGCGCGCGACGGGCGAGATCGTCGTGGTCGGCGAGTCGAACCCGTCGGTCGTCTACGCGCGGGAGTGCTGA
- a CDS encoding ArsA family ATPase, producing MDDIDVEPVDRVEGPEDEEGDGAAVEPAETDEALTVDDDLADLPAGVDAPDYVLYGGKGGVGKTTMAAATGLASAAGGVRTLVVSTDPAHSLSDTYETEIPAEPARIREDLPLYAAEIDPDAAMEEGMFGADADPLGGLGEMGDAMGGMGPGGETGDEAGEGEGLGGLLGGTMPGADEAAAMRQLLEYLDDPRFDRVVVDTAPTGHTLRLLQLPEIMDSMLGRVMKLRQRFSGMMDGLKGMFGGGDDEPDPSADLDELRERIERLRAVLRDPAKTDFRVVMIPEEMSVVESERLVARLDEFEIPVDTLVVNRVMEGVGDVTDGSGAGIDPDWVVEPNPETCEFCARRWEVQQNALREATDLFRGREVKRVPLLANEVRGEAALRVVAACLN from the coding sequence ATGGACGACATCGACGTCGAGCCCGTCGACCGCGTCGAGGGGCCCGAAGACGAGGAGGGGGACGGCGCCGCCGTCGAGCCCGCGGAGACGGACGAGGCGCTGACCGTCGACGACGACCTCGCCGACCTTCCGGCGGGCGTCGACGCGCCCGACTACGTGCTGTACGGCGGGAAGGGCGGCGTGGGGAAGACGACGATGGCGGCCGCGACGGGGCTCGCCTCGGCCGCGGGCGGCGTCCGGACGCTCGTCGTCTCCACCGACCCCGCGCACTCGCTGTCGGACACCTACGAGACGGAGATCCCGGCAGAGCCCGCGCGCATCCGCGAGGACCTGCCCCTGTACGCCGCGGAGATCGACCCCGACGCCGCGATGGAGGAGGGGATGTTCGGCGCCGACGCCGACCCGCTCGGCGGGCTCGGCGAGATGGGCGACGCGATGGGCGGGATGGGCCCCGGCGGCGAGACGGGCGACGAAGCCGGCGAGGGCGAGGGGCTCGGCGGCCTCCTCGGCGGGACGATGCCGGGCGCCGACGAGGCCGCGGCGATGCGCCAGCTGCTGGAGTACCTCGACGACCCTCGCTTCGACCGCGTCGTCGTCGACACCGCGCCGACCGGCCACACGCTCCGGCTGCTCCAACTGCCCGAGATCATGGACTCGATGCTGGGGCGCGTGATGAAGCTCCGCCAGCGCTTCTCCGGGATGATGGACGGACTCAAGGGGATGTTCGGCGGGGGCGACGACGAGCCCGACCCGTCGGCCGACCTCGACGAGCTCCGCGAGCGCATCGAGCGCCTGCGGGCCGTCCTCCGCGACCCGGCGAAGACCGACTTCCGCGTCGTGATGATCCCCGAGGAGATGAGCGTCGTCGAGTCCGAGCGGCTGGTCGCGCGCCTCGACGAGTTCGAGATTCCGGTGGACACGCTCGTCGTCAACCGGGTGATGGAGGGCGTCGGCGACGTGACCGACGGGAGCGGCGCCGGGATCGACCCCGACTGGGTGGTCGAGCCGAACCCGGAGACCTGCGAGTTCTGCGCGCGCCGCTGGGAGGTCCAGCAGAACGCGCTCCGCGAGGCCACCGACCTGTTCCGCGGCCGCGAGGTGAAGCGCGTGCCCCTGCTCGCGAACGAGGTGCGCGGCGAGGCCGCGCTGCGGGTCGTTGCCGCCTGCCTGAACTGA
- a CDS encoding DUF2103 domain-containing protein gives MNCRRCGTPLEKPGDYCLTCNTANADAVVAEFEPDRARLTLLDEDDVVGETTVTTRPEDRERLSEVQLRNFAGRVADEIRRKRPETVYAAGEREPLRETRAQLHHEFYRVPDGGASEGAHDGAGTAGDPSDDREADVSPVVRWVLDRRGDRSLAVVETPPREKIGGSHSTLIGDRKGRKAVQTVAEHPHVKKIVPGPIDAGGTGSRTGLRAKATRAGTNGNVRLLLRDGSSVQENRIVTTAMDRETGERVREDLNEALRDAELQDA, from the coding sequence ATGAACTGCCGGCGGTGCGGGACCCCGTTAGAGAAGCCCGGGGACTACTGTCTGACCTGTAACACCGCCAACGCCGACGCCGTCGTCGCCGAGTTCGAGCCCGACCGCGCGCGTCTGACGCTGCTCGACGAGGACGACGTCGTGGGCGAGACGACCGTCACCACGCGCCCGGAGGACCGGGAGCGGCTGAGCGAGGTCCAACTGCGGAACTTCGCGGGCCGCGTCGCCGACGAGATCCGTCGGAAGCGCCCCGAGACCGTCTACGCCGCCGGGGAGCGCGAGCCGCTCCGCGAGACGCGCGCACAGCTCCACCACGAGTTCTACCGCGTGCCGGACGGCGGCGCGAGCGAGGGCGCCCACGACGGGGCCGGAACCGCGGGCGACCCCTCGGACGACCGCGAGGCGGACGTGAGCCCGGTCGTTCGCTGGGTCCTCGACCGCCGGGGTGACCGGTCGCTCGCGGTGGTCGAGACGCCGCCGCGGGAGAAGATCGGCGGCTCGCACTCGACGCTCATCGGCGACCGCAAGGGGCGGAAGGCCGTCCAGACCGTCGCGGAACACCCGCACGTCAAGAAGATCGTTCCCGGCCCCATCGACGCCGGCGGGACGGGCTCGCGGACCGGGCTCCGAGCGAAGGCGACGCGCGCGGGGACGAACGGCAACGTCCGACTGCTCCTCCGGGACGGCTCCAGCGTCCAGGAGAACCGGATCGTCACCACGGCGATGGACCGCGAGACCGGCGAGCGCGTCCGCGAGGACCTCAACGAGGCGCTCCGGGACGCCGAGCTCCAAGACGCGTAG
- a CDS encoding LysE family translocator, producing the protein MSSLVTLGAGVVFGLALAAPPGPMNAVIAEESVLRGRLAGFRAGLGAATADAIFFVLAYVGVVAVVESLPLLQGLMVAVGGVLMLYFAAGAARGARESFRPTAGEEPMVAEGKGFRKALVLALTNPYQVLFWLTIGVGLLQPGELDVLARLPVVGSDLAGTLVVATGSPALIGGFFLGVLTWIVGFPTGLVAAERRIETFAPIVAVLSAVVLAGFGVYFLYDAATTLAALGA; encoded by the coding sequence GTGAGTTCCCTCGTCACGCTCGGTGCGGGCGTCGTCTTCGGCCTGGCGCTCGCGGCGCCGCCCGGACCGATGAACGCGGTTATCGCCGAGGAGTCCGTCCTCCGCGGCCGCCTCGCCGGCTTCCGGGCCGGGCTCGGCGCGGCGACCGCCGACGCGATCTTCTTCGTCCTCGCGTACGTCGGCGTCGTCGCGGTCGTCGAGTCGCTCCCGCTGTTACAGGGCCTCATGGTCGCGGTCGGCGGCGTGCTGATGCTGTACTTCGCCGCCGGCGCCGCCCGGGGGGCGCGGGAGTCGTTCCGCCCGACCGCCGGCGAGGAGCCGATGGTCGCGGAGGGGAAGGGGTTCCGCAAGGCGCTGGTGCTCGCCCTGACGAACCCGTACCAGGTGCTGTTCTGGCTGACGATCGGCGTCGGGCTGCTTCAGCCGGGCGAGCTCGACGTGCTCGCGCGGCTCCCCGTGGTCGGGAGCGACCTCGCGGGGACGCTCGTGGTCGCGACCGGCTCGCCGGCGCTCATCGGCGGGTTCTTCCTCGGCGTGCTGACGTGGATCGTCGGCTTCCCGACCGGGCTCGTCGCCGCCGAGCGCCGGATCGAGACGTTCGCGCCGATCGTCGCGGTGCTGTCCGCGGTCGTGCTCGCCGGGTTCGGCGTGTACTTCCTCTACGACGCGGCGACGACGCTGGCCGCCCTCGGCGCGTAG
- a CDS encoding NAD(P)-dependent glycerol-1-phosphate dehydrogenase yields MFEKTTWIKLPRNVLVGHDVIDDLGEAVGELYLTGRPLIVTSPTPNEIAGDRVRAQFDDPATAVVEDASFDAVEELKATAEAVDPGYLIALGGGKPIDIAKMAADHLDVGFVSVPTVASHDGIVSGRSSIPEGDTRHSVAADPPLAVVADTTLLAEAPWRLTTAGCADIISNYTAVKDWRLARRLRNVEYSEYAGALSEMTAELLVENADMIRPGLEESAWVVVKALVSSGVAMSIAGSSRPASGAEHLISHQLDRIAPGKALHGHQVGVASIMTEYLHSGENGRWAAIRDALAELDAPTTAAELGIDDAELIAALTSAHEIRDRYTILQGGINESAAVEVATATGVIDE; encoded by the coding sequence ATGTTCGAGAAGACGACGTGGATCAAGCTCCCGCGGAACGTCCTCGTGGGACACGACGTCATCGACGACCTCGGCGAGGCGGTCGGCGAGCTCTACCTGACGGGGCGGCCGCTGATCGTGACGAGCCCGACGCCGAACGAGATCGCCGGCGACCGCGTCCGGGCGCAGTTCGACGACCCCGCGACCGCCGTCGTCGAGGACGCCTCCTTCGACGCGGTCGAGGAGCTGAAGGCGACCGCCGAGGCGGTCGACCCCGGCTACCTGATCGCCCTCGGCGGCGGGAAGCCGATCGACATCGCGAAGATGGCCGCCGACCACCTCGACGTCGGCTTCGTCTCCGTCCCGACCGTCGCCTCCCACGACGGCATCGTCTCCGGCCGCTCCTCGATCCCCGAGGGCGACACGCGCCACTCGGTCGCGGCTGACCCGCCGCTCGCCGTCGTCGCGGACACGACGCTGCTCGCGGAAGCGCCGTGGCGGCTCACCACCGCCGGCTGCGCCGACATCATCTCCAACTACACCGCCGTGAAGGACTGGCGGCTCGCCCGCCGCCTCCGCAACGTCGAGTACAGCGAGTACGCGGGCGCGCTCTCGGAGATGACCGCGGAGCTGCTCGTCGAGAACGCCGACATGATCCGCCCGGGCCTAGAGGAGTCGGCGTGGGTGGTCGTGAAGGCGCTCGTCTCCTCCGGCGTCGCGATGTCCATCGCGGGCTCCTCGCGGCCCGCCTCCGGCGCGGAGCACCTCATCTCCCACCAGCTGGACCGCATCGCGCCCGGCAAGGCGCTTCACGGCCACCAGGTCGGCGTCGCCTCGATCATGACTGAGTACCTCCACAGCGGCGAGAACGGGCGGTGGGCGGCGATCCGCGACGCGCTCGCCGAGCTCGACGCCCCCACGACCGCCGCCGAGCTGGGGATCGACGACGCCGAGCTGATCGCCGCCCTGACGAGCGCCCACGAGATCCGCGACCGCTACACGATCCTCCAGGGCGGGATCAACGAGTCGGCCGCGGTAGAGGTCGCGACCGCGACGGGCGTCATCGACGAGTGA
- a CDS encoding DUF420 domain-containing protein: MSTASVRERAKERATAITVLLTVVGYGAVGGVFLVPEFQALFPTLTQETVNLLAHAIAVVNTLAVISLSLGWYWIRNDEVKKHAAAMTTSFALILLFLGMYLPKVAGGGTKEFVLDSSYAWVPLWDWVYPAYLLMLAIHIVLSVVSVPVVLYAIVLGLTHTERELRNETPHRRVGRIAASAWILSLVLGVVTYLLLNHLYDSTFAAAEAATALLPAVPV, translated from the coding sequence ATGTCCACCGCCAGCGTTCGCGAGCGGGCCAAGGAGCGGGCCACCGCCATCACCGTCCTCCTCACCGTCGTCGGCTACGGCGCGGTCGGCGGCGTCTTCCTGGTCCCCGAGTTCCAGGCGCTGTTCCCGACGCTCACGCAGGAGACCGTGAACCTCCTCGCGCACGCCATCGCCGTCGTCAACACGTTGGCCGTGATCAGCCTCTCGCTCGGGTGGTACTGGATCCGCAACGACGAGGTGAAGAAGCACGCCGCGGCGATGACGACCTCGTTCGCGCTCATCCTCCTGTTCCTCGGGATGTACCTCCCGAAGGTCGCCGGCGGCGGCACCAAGGAGTTCGTGCTGGACTCGTCGTACGCGTGGGTCCCGCTGTGGGACTGGGTGTACCCGGCGTACCTGCTCATGCTGGCGATCCACATCGTCCTCTCCGTGGTCTCGGTCCCGGTGGTGCTGTACGCCATCGTCCTCGGGCTCACCCACACGGAGCGGGAGCTTCGGAACGAGACGCCGCACCGCCGCGTCGGCCGGATCGCGGCGAGCGCGTGGATCCTCTCGCTCGTCCTCGGCGTCGTCACCTACCTCCTGTTGAACCACCTGTACGACTCGACGTTCGCGGCCGCCGAGGCCGCGACGGCCCTGCTTCCGGCCGTGCCGGTCTGA
- a CDS encoding M28 family peptidase, with translation MTDWIGETFTSDAGWNHLTDLVDVGDRMAGSPGEREGLELTRDAFADAGARNAAIEEFEIQGWERGDSAVRDAASGDPVAVGPNACIALPRSPSGEAAGEFVDLGHGVPEDFEADLEGKVVMVSSDTPDSVDRFIHRREKYYRAVDAGAAAFVFANHVEGTLPPTGSVGTADDPIGAIPAVGVSKETGARLARRNEGDDLTVAVDCETPTATSGNAVAELGPDTDEHLIVSSHVDAHDLAEGAMDNGAGTATIVEVARALAAREDELGVRVRFAAFGAEEVGLVGSSVAAEAADRDAVRAVVNVDSNVFGRTLRVDHHDFDALAAAAERVSDRFDHPISTGEALVPHSDHWPFVKRGIPGYMISGETEGRGRGWGHTHADTLDKLESRNLREQAILLTELVVDLAEADASIPRRDTDEIAAALEAEGKATGMKLTGDWSF, from the coding sequence ATGACCGACTGGATCGGCGAGACGTTCACGAGCGACGCGGGCTGGAACCACCTCACCGACCTCGTCGACGTCGGCGACCGGATGGCCGGGTCCCCGGGCGAGCGCGAGGGGCTGGAGCTGACCCGCGACGCGTTCGCCGACGCCGGCGCGCGCAACGCCGCGATCGAGGAGTTCGAGATCCAGGGCTGGGAGCGCGGCGACAGCGCGGTTCGGGACGCCGCGAGCGGCGACCCCGTCGCGGTCGGCCCGAACGCCTGTATCGCGCTGCCTCGAAGCCCGAGCGGCGAGGCGGCCGGCGAGTTCGTCGACCTCGGCCACGGCGTCCCCGAGGACTTCGAGGCCGACCTGGAGGGGAAAGTCGTCATGGTCTCGTCGGACACCCCCGACTCCGTCGACCGCTTCATCCACCGCCGCGAGAAGTACTACCGCGCGGTCGACGCGGGCGCCGCCGCCTTCGTCTTCGCCAACCACGTCGAGGGGACCCTCCCCCCGACCGGCAGCGTCGGGACCGCGGACGACCCGATCGGCGCGATCCCCGCGGTCGGCGTCTCGAAGGAGACCGGCGCCCGCCTCGCGCGACGGAACGAGGGCGACGACCTGACCGTCGCGGTCGACTGCGAGACGCCGACCGCGACGAGCGGGAACGCGGTCGCCGAGCTCGGCCCCGACACCGACGAGCACCTGATCGTCTCCTCGCACGTCGACGCGCACGACCTCGCGGAGGGCGCCATGGACAACGGCGCGGGCACGGCGACCATCGTCGAGGTCGCGCGGGCGCTCGCGGCACGCGAGGACGAGCTCGGCGTGCGGGTGCGGTTCGCCGCGTTCGGCGCCGAGGAGGTCGGACTCGTCGGCTCGTCGGTGGCCGCCGAGGCGGCCGACAGGGACGCGGTCCGCGCCGTCGTCAACGTCGACAGCAACGTGTTCGGACGGACGCTCCGCGTCGACCACCACGACTTCGACGCGCTGGCGGCGGCCGCCGAGCGCGTGAGCGACCGCTTCGATCACCCGATCTCGACGGGCGAAGCGCTCGTCCCGCACAGCGACCACTGGCCGTTCGTGAAGCGAGGAATTCCTGGGTACATGATCTCCGGCGAAACCGAGGGGCGCGGCCGCGGGTGGGGTCACACCCACGCGGACACGCTCGACAAGCTGGAGTCGCGGAACCTCCGGGAGCAGGCGATCCTGCTGACCGAACTGGTCGTCGACCTCGCTGAGGCCGACGCGTCGATCCCGCGCCGGGACACCGACGAGATCGCGGCGGCGCTCGAAGCGGAGGGGAAGGCTACCGGCATGAAGCTCACCGGCGACTGGTCGTTCTGA
- a CDS encoding DUF7313 family protein — protein sequence MDPLQFLVPLGWLSAAGPALPYAIFVMTVANLATRHLAHRRHVEQGQDADSVEAYTPHVFTNVGLVLLSFVFILTAPVRGTILSVLVLAMFIADFFELEARNVEARNDMEIEAPKSSIAASLVVLIWSSYFALFFLVEGFWNQFVVA from the coding sequence ATGGACCCACTGCAGTTCCTCGTACCCCTCGGCTGGCTGTCGGCCGCCGGGCCGGCGCTGCCGTACGCGATATTCGTGATGACAGTCGCGAACCTCGCGACGCGGCACCTCGCGCACAGGCGGCACGTCGAACAGGGTCAGGACGCCGACAGCGTGGAGGCGTACACGCCCCACGTCTTCACGAACGTCGGGCTCGTCCTCCTCTCGTTCGTGTTCATCCTCACCGCGCCCGTGCGGGGGACGATCCTCTCCGTGCTCGTGCTCGCGATGTTCATCGCCGACTTCTTCGAGCTGGAGGCCCGCAACGTTGAGGCCCGCAACGACATGGAGATCGAGGCGCCGAAGAGCTCGATCGCCGCCTCGCTCGTCGTGCTGATCTGGTCGTCGTACTTCGCGCTGTTCTTCCTCGTCGAGGGGTTCTGGAACCAGTTCGTCGTCGCCTGA
- a CDS encoding NAD(+)/NADH kinase produces MSEPTRGLAVLGDGDPAAAIRSAATAAGARLVDRSAADAVVAAGDAALREAMRAAASDARPAPILPVGGGRHAVAPDRATERVAAVVNGLDDASDAVEGFSRVGHPLLAVDGAGDGERRVAVADVAFVTAAPARISEFEIALDDGESASVRADGAVVATPFGSDGYAAAAGGPVVSPGGGLAVVPVSPFTTRPDTWVASGGVRVTVEREEEPVALVVDGTRRGTVEPHRAVAIEVAARVDLLAPTAQ; encoded by the coding sequence ATGAGTGAGCCGACGCGCGGCCTCGCGGTTCTCGGCGACGGCGACCCGGCGGCGGCGATCCGATCGGCGGCGACCGCCGCGGGCGCCCGCCTCGTCGACCGCTCCGCGGCGGACGCGGTCGTCGCGGCCGGGGACGCCGCGCTTCGGGAGGCGATGCGCGCGGCGGCGAGCGACGCGCGGCCGGCGCCGATCCTGCCGGTCGGCGGCGGCCGTCACGCCGTCGCCCCCGACCGCGCGACCGAGCGGGTCGCGGCCGTGGTCAACGGGCTCGACGACGCTTCGGACGCCGTCGAGGGGTTCTCCCGGGTCGGGCACCCGCTCTTAGCGGTCGACGGCGCCGGCGACGGCGAGCGCCGGGTCGCGGTCGCGGACGTCGCGTTCGTGACGGCGGCGCCGGCCCGGATCTCCGAGTTCGAGATCGCGCTCGACGACGGGGAGTCGGCGTCGGTGCGCGCGGACGGCGCCGTGGTCGCGACGCCGTTCGGCAGCGACGGGTACGCGGCGGCGGCGGGCGGGCCGGTGGTGTCGCCGGGCGGCGGCCTCGCGGTCGTCCCGGTCTCCCCGTTCACCACGCGACCCGACACCTGGGTCGCGAGCGGCGGCGTCAGGGTCACGGTCGAGCGCGAGGAGGAGCCGGTCGCGCTGGTCGTCGACGGGACGCGGCGCGGGACCGTCGAGCCGCACCGCGCGGTGGCCATCGAGGTCGCGGCGCGGGTCGATCTCCTCGCGCCGACGGCGCAGTGA
- a CDS encoding DUF7314 family protein has product MADEFMKGFALFTIGGLGWITFGGWYRTPSYYQISQLVNPAEGVNTAYGEVGLLAGDVLFWLMILGALTFWVLIPASRQLRDALNDGEDDAAAN; this is encoded by the coding sequence ATGGCAGACGAGTTCATGAAGGGCTTCGCCCTGTTCACGATCGGCGGTCTCGGGTGGATCACCTTCGGCGGCTGGTACCGGACGCCGTCGTACTACCAGATCTCGCAGCTCGTGAACCCGGCGGAGGGCGTGAACACGGCGTACGGCGAGGTCGGCCTGCTCGCCGGCGACGTGCTGTTCTGGCTGATGATCCTCGGCGCGCTGACGTTCTGGGTCCTCATCCCCGCCAGCCGCCAGCTCCGCGACGCCCTCAACGACGGCGAGGACGACGCGGCCGCGAACTGA
- a CDS encoding DUF7315 family membrane protein, with amino-acid sequence MSSSTDGDASQAFDETGDPIAADDDADPRNEPTGPRDGPSGREVVVPFRLYKAVTVFSTLAAVVTYFIGFTLIDAATLQISFVRTTIVYLLDNAGILPPEDVLVAIMAITGVGFIVLGTAVYVLGTRFRGQGMGKSQDDSSET; translated from the coding sequence ATGTCATCCTCAACAGACGGCGACGCCTCGCAGGCGTTCGACGAGACCGGCGACCCGATCGCGGCCGACGACGACGCCGACCCGCGCAACGAGCCGACCGGCCCGCGGGACGGGCCGAGCGGCCGGGAGGTCGTCGTCCCGTTCCGGCTGTACAAGGCCGTCACCGTCTTCTCGACGCTCGCCGCGGTCGTCACGTACTTCATCGGGTTCACGCTCATCGACGCCGCGACCCTCCAGATCAGCTTCGTCCGGACGACCATAGTCTACCTGCTCGACAACGCCGGGATACTCCCGCCGGAGGACGTGCTCGTCGCGATCATGGCCATCACCGGCGTGGGCTTCATCGTCCTCGGGACCGCCGTGTACGTGCTCGGGACCCGGTTCCGCGGACAAGGGATGGGAAAGTCTCAAGACGACTCCAGCGAAACGTGA